The sequence below is a genomic window from Methyloterricola oryzae.
GGGGGTGGTCACCACCCCCTTTGGAGATGTGGTCGGTTTGGCGGTCGGTTTGGGCGCAGGCGTTGCTTCTGGTTCGGCGCTGGGTGTGCTGGCAGGCTTGGGGGCGGGGGTAGCGGGATCGTCCAGGTCCGTGCTGTCCAGGGCCACCGTGACCGGTGGCGCAGTGGACACCGGGGCAGAAACTGATGGCTCTATGTCAGCGCCCGCAGGAGAGGCGGCCTTCAGATCCATGGTGGCCGCGTCAGGCGCCGCATCTGCCGGGGGCGAAGCCGTCGCGGCTGGCTGGGCCGAAAGGACCTGCCCGCGGGCTGGCGAGTCTTTGTGCGGCGTACCGTAGTGACGGCCTAGGAGCAGTGCGACTACCAACAGGCAGGCGGCCGCGGCGAAGGCGAGACCTTTATTTAGGGGAACAGCCTCGGCTTGCGTCACGGGCGCTGCCTCCGCCACGGCCGGTTCGTTCGGCTCGCTCGCTGGCGCGGGTTCGGCGGGCAGGGTGCCGGTTTCGCGCGCCACCAAGGCTTCCAGGGGACCCATGCGGGGCGGCCCGCTGATTTTAGGCGTGTAGCTGATCGGTCCGGGGGCTTCCGCTTCAGGCTCCGGCGACGTACCGGCGACGTGACCGGAATCGCGCAGCGGCGCGCTGGCTTCCGAGGCGGACGTGGCACGCTCCAGGAGCGGTTCGTCGTCCTCGACCCATTCCACGTGGTCGCCGGATTCCAGGTAGTCGGCGAACCGGGAGTACACGTCCCCCAAGGATCCGTCCAGACGCTTTGCCAGCAGTTCCGCCAGGCAGGCCTTGATCTGAGTGTGAACGGGCAGGCGAATCGAATCCAGCGCCCTGAAATAGGCGGAGGCGACGTCCATCGGGGTGAGGGGGAGTCGCAGGCCTGCGCCAGCGACGCTTCCAGTCAGTCGCTGCAAGGCCAAGACACCCAGTTTCTCGGCCTCCGGTAGCCAGCGATCCTGGCAGGACTGCATGCTCCCGCAGGCGACCAGTTCCGGCGGCAAGGCGTCCGCACCGCTATCCGAGGCCGGTCCGGCGGGTTCGCCGCTCAGGGCGGACTGGAAGCGCCGGCGCAAATCGGTGGCAAACGATAGCTGAATGGCCAGCGTTTCCTGGCGCAATTCGTTCAGGACGTCGCAGACGTGGGTGCGGAAGAACAGGTCCTCGCTGGTTTCGGCCAGCGCAAACATGTCTTCTTCGCCATGCTGGGCCGTGTCCTTCAGCATCTCCCGAAACTGCTTCAATACGATTTGCGAAAATGCCGCCAGCAGTTCCGCTTCGTCCGATCCCCGATTCACCCGCCAATACCTTTTGTCTTAAAGTGTTGCGCTCTTTGATGGAAGTGCACCAGATCGCCAGCGGGCTGTCAACTTGAGATAAGGAAAAACGGTAAGTGGCAGATGGATGTGGCAGCGACGGCTAGGGGTTGTTGCCGCGCCGCCATGTCAACGAAAAATCGGTGCCTTCAGCCTCTGTGGTGACCCACCAGTCGGCTACCGCCGCCAGTTCACCCGCGACGTAAACCAGGGGAGCCCGGTCACGCAACCAGGGTGGCACCGCCGTCTCCTGAAACAGCTTTTTCAGTGCATGGCTGGCTGTTCCGCGTCCTGACAGCCGGCAACGTTCGCCGCCGCGGCGGAAGCGCACCTCCACAGGACCCAATGCCCAGCGTCGCGCGTCCAGTCCCAGGCCCGGCCGCGCCGGGGTGATCCGTAATTCGCCGGCGCCCCCGGGCAGTTTCAGGCTATCGCCGGCCGTCCAGGGAAGCACGGCTGTGGAATCGAAAAAGCCCTGCGGGGGCAGCAGGTGGAGATGATTGCGGTAGCGCCGCACTTCACCTTCGCGCCAGGCCACGACCGGCATCTTGTCGGCGCCGGCTGGCAGCACTTCCTCGAGGATGCGCTCCAGCACGGCGGCTGAGGGCATGCGGAATCCTGAGGCGCGCAGCCAGCGCCTGAGCACCAGGCGTTGGTCGGCCCTGGTGAGCACGGCAAGGTTCGGCACCTTCAGGCTAAGGCCGTCCGATCCCAGTGTCGCGTGGAAGAGGTCATCCGAGAGTGCGTTCAATTGCTGCAAGGCCTCGGCGCAATGCCCGGCGCTGCGGGCGAGGGCGCGGCTGGCGCCGGGCCAGCGCTTCTGCAGCAAGGGCAGGATCTGACCGCGGATGAAGTTGCGATCGAAGCTCAGGTCGGCATTGCTTGGATCTTCGATCCAGTTCAATCCCTGCGCGCGGGCGTAGTCCAGAAGTTCCGGGCGAGAGTGATGGAGCAGGGGGCGCAACAAGGCACCGGGCGGAAACGGTGAGCGGACCGGCATGCCGGCCAGCCCTGCGAGACCAGCGCCACGCAGCAGTTGCAGGAGCAGGGTCTCGGCCTGATCGTCGCCGTGCTGGGCTGTCAGCAGGATATCACCCGCCGCCATGTGCTGGCCTATGGCCTGGTAACGGGCGTTTCTCGCCGCCTCCTCCGGGCTCTCCCCAGGCGCGGCCCGCGCATCGACATGCAGGATCAGCAAGGGGATCGAGAGTTCGCGGCAGACGCGATCGCAATGGACCGCCCAGTCATCAGCCTGGCGCTGCAAGCCGTGGTGCACATGCACGGCGTGGACGGGGGGAAAGCCCAGCGCGTCCGCACGCAGGCGCGCGCAGAGGTGCAGCAGAACATGGGAATCTAGACCGCCGCTGTAGGCGACCCAGTAGCGCGGCGGGGGCGGGCAGGCCCCGAGCGCCGCGTGCAGGCTTTGCACGTTCGGCTGCATCAGGGCCTCAGCGGCCAGTCGGCGGGTTCAGATCAGACTTCAGCTTCCTCGAACACGCCATAGCTCATGAGGCGTTCGTAGCGTTCACGCAGCAGCGTTTCGACGGTTTGCGGCTGCAGTTCATGCAGGTGCTTCTTCAGCGCCGCTTTCAGGTTGTGGGCTGTCACCGCGCGGTCACG
It includes:
- the tilS gene encoding tRNA lysidine(34) synthetase TilS, whose product is MQPNVQSLHAALGACPPPPRYWVAYSGGLDSHVLLHLCARLRADALGFPPVHAVHVHHGLQRQADDWAVHCDRVCRELSIPLLILHVDARAAPGESPEEAARNARYQAIGQHMAAGDILLTAQHGDDQAETLLLQLLRGAGLAGLAGMPVRSPFPPGALLRPLLHHSRPELLDYARAQGLNWIEDPSNADLSFDRNFIRGQILPLLQKRWPGASRALARSAGHCAEALQQLNALSDDLFHATLGSDGLSLKVPNLAVLTRADQRLVLRRWLRASGFRMPSAAVLERILEEVLPAGADKMPVVAWREGEVRRYRNHLHLLPPQGFFDSTAVLPWTAGDSLKLPGGAGELRITPARPGLGLDARRWALGPVEVRFRRGGERCRLSGRGTASHALKKLFQETAVPPWLRDRAPLVYVAGELAAVADWWVTTEAEGTDFSLTWRRGNNP